One Edaphobacter flagellatus genomic region harbors:
- a CDS encoding superoxide dismutase has translation MAYELPALPYDYAGLEPHIDEATMKLHHDKHHQTYVTNLNGAIEKHPALGSKSPEELIKDLAAIPEDIRKVVQNNGGGHVNHTMFWQIMKPAGGGAPTGAIADQITKDFGDFEAFKKQFNEATAKQFGSGWGWLIFKGGKLEIVTSANQDNPISQGFYPILGNDVWEHAYYLKYNNRRPDYLAAWWNTVNWDEINKRFATAQSYK, from the coding sequence GTGGCTTACGAACTTCCCGCCCTGCCCTACGATTACGCCGGTCTTGAGCCCCACATCGACGAAGCAACCATGAAGCTTCATCACGACAAGCACCATCAGACCTACGTCACTAACCTCAACGGCGCCATCGAGAAGCACCCCGCACTCGGCAGCAAATCCCCCGAAGAACTCATCAAGGATCTCGCCGCCATTCCCGAAGATATCCGCAAGGTCGTGCAGAACAACGGCGGCGGCCACGTCAACCACACCATGTTCTGGCAGATCATGAAGCCCGCAGGCGGCGGTGCTCCCACCGGCGCTATCGCCGACCAGATCACCAAGGACTTCGGCGACTTCGAGGCCTTCAAAAAGCAGTTCAACGAAGCCACCGCCAAGCAGTTCGGCTCCGGCTGGGGCTGGCTGATCTTCAAGGGCGGCAAGCTCGAGATCGTCACCTCCGCCAACCAGGACAACCCCATCTCGCAGGGTTTCTACCCCATCCTCGGCAACGACGTCTGGGAGCACGCCTACTACCTCAAGTACAACAACCGCCGCCCCGACTACCTTGCCGCGTGGTGGAACACCGTCAACTGGGACGAGATCAACAAGCGCTTCGCAACCGCCCAGAGCTACAAGTAA